The following are encoded in a window of Thermoanaerobacter ethanolicus JW 200 genomic DNA:
- the sppA gene encoding signal peptide peptidase SppA, producing the protein MSKKALIGLIFIVLIISTVIASIFLTMPQENKSVPSVSNTIGVITIEGVIGETNILGIPQVTGDPVEQIRKAQEDSTVKAVVVKINSPGGSAAKSVEIYTELKRLKETGKKVIISMGDAAASGGYMAACGGDIIVANPATITGSIGVIMQYTNYEGLYDKLGLKEITIKSGPYKDMGSPTRDLTPEEKKILQGVIDDTYEQFVEIVSEGRKMPIDKVKELADGRIFTGRQALKVGLVDKLGDFYDAVDIAAKEAGIQGKPVLKYYTTPNPLSILFGSGAKSNLEGTGLEILRLLFIDKWSLNYK; encoded by the coding sequence ATGAGTAAAAAAGCGTTAATAGGATTAATTTTTATAGTCTTGATAATTAGTACTGTTATTGCTTCCATTTTTCTTACAATGCCCCAAGAGAATAAAAGTGTGCCATCGGTTTCAAACACAATAGGTGTTATAACAATTGAAGGAGTTATAGGGGAGACAAACATATTGGGGATTCCACAAGTCACAGGGGATCCAGTCGAGCAGATAAGAAAAGCTCAAGAGGATAGTACTGTAAAGGCAGTTGTTGTCAAGATAAATAGTCCAGGAGGTTCTGCAGCAAAATCTGTAGAAATATACACAGAGCTTAAAAGGTTAAAAGAAACAGGGAAAAAAGTGATAATTTCAATGGGGGATGCGGCTGCGTCAGGAGGATATATGGCAGCTTGTGGCGGAGACATAATAGTGGCAAATCCTGCCACAATAACAGGAAGTATTGGAGTTATAATGCAGTATACAAATTATGAAGGGCTTTACGATAAGTTGGGATTAAAAGAGATAACAATAAAGAGCGGTCCTTATAAAGATATGGGTTCTCCTACCAGAGATTTAACTCCGGAAGAAAAGAAAATATTACAAGGAGTCATAGATGATACTTATGAGCAGTTTGTAGAGATTGTATCTGAAGGGAGAAAGATGCCTATAGACAAAGTAAAAGAATTAGCAGATGGCAGGATATTCACAGGAAGGCAGGCACTTAAAGTTGGTCTTGTAGATAAATTAGGGGATTTTTACGATGCGGTTGACATTGCAGCCAAAGAGGCTGGCATACAGGGCAAACCTGTGTTAAAATATTACACAACTCCAAACCCTTTGAGTATACTTTTTGGAAGCGGGGCAAAGAGCAATTTAGAAGGTACGGGACTTGAGATATTAAGGCTTTTGTTTATTGATAAATGGAGTTTAAATTACAAGTAA
- the mntA gene encoding type VII toxin-antitoxin system MntA family adenylyltransferase antitoxin, which yields MFYEIDGVFYDKEKLSEFVKEYDVSLILIFGSYARGKANELSDLDIGIKFTKKIDMNLYNSILKELIEIFKRDDIDVVILNYADPLLRFEIINNCKVLYEAYSGAYLDFYLYSVKSYDDMRKLKKLEENYLKKGIKNELQRCHPPQINKSF from the coding sequence ATGTTTTATGAAATAGATGGTGTCTTTTATGACAAAGAAAAATTAAGTGAGTTTGTGAAAGAATACGATGTATCTTTAATCTTGATATTTGGTTCTTATGCAAGAGGAAAGGCAAATGAATTGAGTGACTTAGATATTGGAATAAAATTTACTAAAAAGATAGATATGAATTTGTATAATTCAATATTAAAAGAGCTTATAGAAATTTTTAAAAGAGATGACATTGATGTTGTTATTTTAAATTATGCAGATCCTCTTTTGCGCTTTGAAATCATAAACAATTGCAAGGTTTTATATGAGGCTTATTCTGGAGCTTATTTGGATTTTTATTTATATTCTGTAAAAAGCTATGATGATATGAGGAAATTAAAAAAGTTAGAAGAAAATTATTTAAAAAAGGGGATAAAAAATGAATTACAAAGATGTCATCCGCCGCAAATTAATAAGTCTTTCTAA
- the hepT gene encoding type VII toxin-antitoxin system HepT family RNase toxin, protein MYYTGERLIQLIIETCMDINSLIAEYKGFKPPKSYYESFIMLGDNQILPKEVAGELASFTGMRNRIVHQYEDVNHKIIFDNYKNLIELVDKYIDIVTDFIEKIEE, encoded by the coding sequence ATCTATTACACTGGAGAAAGGCTTATACAGCTCATAATAGAAACTTGTATGGATATAAACTCCTTAATTGCAGAATATAAAGGCTTTAAACCTCCTAAAAGTTATTATGAATCCTTCATAATGCTTGGTGATAATCAGATTTTGCCTAAAGAAGTTGCAGGAGAGCTAGCTTCTTTTACTGGCATGAGAAATAGAATTGTTCACCAATATGAAGATGTAAACCACAAGATAATTTTTGACAATTATAAAAATCTTATAGAGTTAGTTGACAAATATATTGATATTGTGACTGATTTTATAGAAAAAATTGAAGAATGA
- a CDS encoding gliding motility protein GldB-related protein codes for MPYEDIPLWLSHEIGHALHYKNPSHPLAKWLYQNGLKLDKAVEELPLFEFLIDEGLAVMTTRWVFPEEPLHKVLGYTEDVYHWCVNNEKELLSRLRNIWDKPPGKEEYFRYFSGYDESIPPRTGYYIGMRLIESFIERHPEIDKSELFTIPAEEIVSPSVYN; via the coding sequence ATGCCTTATGAAGATATACCTTTATGGCTTTCTCATGAAATAGGCCATGCACTTCACTATAAAAATCCTTCACATCCTTTGGCAAAATGGCTTTACCAAAATGGTCTGAAATTAGATAAAGCAGTGGAGGAACTTCCGCTTTTTGAATTTTTAATTGATGAAGGCTTGGCAGTTATGACTACAAGATGGGTTTTTCCTGAAGAGCCTTTGCATAAAGTATTAGGATATACAGAGGATGTTTACCACTGGTGTGTGAATAATGAAAAAGAACTTTTGAGTAGGTTAAGAAATATTTGGGATAAACCTCCAGGTAAAGAAGAGTATTTTAGATATTTTAGTGGATATGATGAGAGTATTCCTCCACGCACAGGATATTATATTGGAATGCGCCTTATAGAAAGTTTTATTGAAAGGCACCCTGAAATAGATAAAAGTGAGCTTTTTACAATTCCGGCAGAGGAAATAGTATCACCGTCGGTGTATAATTGA
- a CDS encoding MFS transporter, whose translation MKIEKNIMKFTLYNIFTKALFMDAIFTLYLFAHGLNVTQIMLLGTFSFLTTTFFEVPGGAVADKFGRKYGLFFGAFLQAIGVVFFIIGQSYLFFIAGSVIFSIGATFISGTDNAYLYDFLKENNIADKFQQIDGSRKSKRITDLFKDKGQVYIYVVLFLFLILMSQIKSLYFALPLLFIFHAIRGTASPYIFRRLNECIISEMRASILSFYNLLMDLFVAVAAPLLGYLMDRTGIYYTYLIMSLSFLCLIAVISLLKAKKIKKRDINTFE comes from the coding sequence ATGAAAATAGAAAAAAATATAATGAAGTTCACGCTGTATAATATTTTTACGAAGGCGTTATTCATGGATGCTATTTTTACACTGTATTTATTTGCCCACGGTTTGAATGTAACCCAGATTATGTTGCTTGGGACTTTTTCTTTTTTAACGACAACTTTTTTTGAAGTTCCAGGTGGTGCTGTAGCAGATAAGTTTGGCAGAAAATATGGTTTATTTTTTGGAGCATTTTTACAAGCAATTGGCGTCGTATTTTTTATAATTGGACAGAGTTATCTATTTTTTATTGCCGGGTCGGTAATATTTTCGATTGGAGCTACTTTTATATCGGGGACGGACAACGCTTATTTGTATGACTTTTTAAAGGAAAATAATATTGCAGATAAGTTTCAACAAATTGATGGCAGTAGAAAAAGCAAGCGTATAACTGATTTATTTAAAGATAAAGGACAGGTTTATATATATGTAGTATTATTCTTGTTTTTAATATTGATGAGTCAAATTAAATCTTTATATTTCGCTTTACCATTACTTTTTATTTTCCATGCAATTAGAGGTACAGCTTCTCCCTATATTTTCAGACGTTTGAATGAGTGTATAATTTCAGAAATGCGTGCCTCAATATTATCTTTTTACAATTTATTGATGGATTTATTTGTGGCTGTTGCTGCTCCTCTACTGGGATATTTGATGGATAGAACAGGCATATATTATACATATCTGATAATGTCGCTAAGTTTTTTATGTCTGATAGCCGTTATTTCTCTTTTAAAGGCGAAAAAAATTAAAAAAAGGGATATTAACACTTTTGAATGA
- a CDS encoding superoxide dismutase — MDKLVAKKYNLVLRGISQRTLEEHYKLYNGYVEKTNEIREKLKTVDRSKANASYSEYRELKLEETYNLDGVKLHELYFENLGGPGGIPDGIIASMITLDFGSFENWRQDFIACGMASRGWTVLCFDPIDLKLHNYLQDLHNQGIVLRTIPLLVLDTYEHAYFIDYGTDKRSYIEAFMNNIKWEEVNKRVTSWIEMHSF, encoded by the coding sequence ATGGATAAGCTTGTAGCAAAAAAATATAATTTAGTTTTAAGAGGAATATCTCAAAGGACTCTTGAAGAACACTACAAGTTATACAATGGATATGTAGAAAAGACAAACGAAATACGTGAAAAATTAAAAACAGTCGATCGTTCAAAAGCAAATGCCAGTTATAGTGAATACAGAGAACTTAAATTAGAAGAGACTTACAATTTAGATGGAGTAAAACTTCACGAGTTATATTTTGAAAACTTAGGAGGACCAGGTGGCATCCCAGATGGCATAATAGCTTCAATGATTACACTTGACTTTGGCTCTTTTGAAAACTGGAGACAGGACTTCATAGCCTGTGGAATGGCTTCCCGCGGTTGGACTGTCCTTTGTTTTGACCCTATAGATTTAAAACTTCACAATTACCTTCAAGACCTTCACAATCAAGGAATAGTATTAAGGACAATTCCTCTTTTAGTTCTTGACACTTATGAACATGCCTATTTTATAGACTACGGAACTGATAAAAGAAGCTATATAGAGGCCTTTATGAACAATATAAAATGGGAGGAAGTAAATAAAAGGGTGACCTCTTGGATAGAAATGCATTCTTTTTAA
- a CDS encoding type II toxin-antitoxin system Phd/YefM family antitoxin: MIKVGDAVMSKRKFLNLKDLASYMISVSDLGRGKASKIIEKVAKKKEHYIVVKNNKPQAVIIPIEEYDELIEAQEDLELLQLAIERTKNLKEGETIPFEEILKEDGLTKEELKELKKYIDIVEIE; encoded by the coding sequence TTGATAAAAGTGGGTGATGCAGTTATGAGCAAAAGAAAGTTTTTAAATCTTAAAGATTTGGCTTCGTATATGATTTCCGTGAGTGATTTAGGGAGAGGGAAAGCATCAAAAATTATAGAGAAGGTTGCTAAAAAAAAGGAACATTATATAGTTGTTAAAAATAACAAACCTCAAGCAGTAATTATACCTATCGAAGAATATGATGAACTTATAGAAGCACAGGAAGACCTTGAACTTTTACAGCTTGCAATCGAAAGGACAAAAAATTTAAAAGAAGGAGAAACTATACCTTTTGAGGAGATTCTTAAAGAAGATGGATTGACAAAAGAAGAATTAAAAGAATTAAAAAAGTACATCGATATTGTGGAGATTGAATAA
- a CDS encoding type II toxin-antitoxin system RelE family toxin, with amino-acid sequence MWEVAFIPEAKKDLDKLDKSIRTIVYAGIEKVRSNPLPQSEGGYGKPLGNKQGNNLTGFFKIKYKDIGIRVVYTLVRDKKLMNIVAVSPRDDYCYSVAEKRRRKYGNDLFTKGFEKLESE; translated from the coding sequence ATGTGGGAAGTGGCATTTATACCAGAAGCAAAAAAAGATTTGGATAAGCTGGATAAAAGTATTAGAACTATTGTATACGCGGGCATTGAAAAAGTAAGGTCTAATCCTCTCCCTCAAAGTGAAGGTGGTTATGGAAAACCTTTGGGTAATAAACAAGGAAACAATTTGACAGGCTTTTTTAAGATCAAGTACAAGGATATAGGAATAAGAGTAGTGTATACACTCGTTAGAGATAAAAAACTCATGAATATAGTAGCGGTTTCTCCAAGAGATGATTATTGTTACTCAGTAGCAGAGAAGAGAAGAAGAAAATACGGGAATGATTTATTTACCAAAGGATTCGAAAAGTTAGAAAGTGAATAA
- a CDS encoding TIGR01440 family protein has protein sequence MDLKEISKQAEEVIEELLDIANLKPGSLFVLGGSTSEILGKKVGTAGSLDVAKAVVDPILEALHKRGLYLAVQGCEHINRALLVEEEAQEKYGLEVVNVIPHEHAGGSIQTYAYQQFKNPVMVENLKGLGHAGLDIGLVLIGMHLRPVVVPVRLSRNKIGEATIVAARTRPKMVGGERARYKKL, from the coding sequence ATGGATTTAAAAGAGATTTCAAAGCAGGCAGAGGAGGTCATAGAGGAGTTACTTGACATAGCAAATTTAAAGCCGGGGAGTCTTTTTGTCTTGGGTGGAAGTACAAGTGAAATATTGGGCAAGAAAGTGGGAACTGCAGGAAGTCTTGATGTGGCAAAAGCAGTGGTGGACCCAATTTTAGAGGCTCTACATAAGCGAGGGTTATACCTTGCAGTACAGGGTTGTGAGCACATAAACAGGGCGCTTTTGGTGGAGGAAGAAGCACAAGAGAAGTACGGGCTTGAAGTGGTAAATGTCATTCCTCATGAACATGCAGGAGGGTCAATACAGACTTATGCTTATCAGCAGTTTAAGAATCCTGTAATGGTGGAAAATTTGAAAGGGTTGGGACATGCAGGGCTTGATATAGGGCTTGTACTGATTGGAATGCACTTAAGGCCTGTGGTTGTTCCTGTGAGATTAAGCCGAAATAAAATAGGGGAAGCTACAATTGTTGCTGCAAGGACTAGGCCTAAGATGGTAGGAGGAGAAAGGGCAAGATATAAAAAATTATAA
- a CDS encoding S-layer homology domain-containing protein → MKKFISIAIALAFLFTLMIPSNMAQAQADTKISLKQAIEIAKQKLGISDSGYDFNSNYYEYGNKKSWNLNWNSSSKGNISVTIDADTGEITNYYSWSPIAQEQPRIPKYTQDEAKKVAIEFLQKVAPEKFKETKEQINNNNYGYNEYYSNDYNFTFERIVNGIPFPYNALYVTVNKNTLKVTSYSLNWEDYSFPDPKAAISKEEAIKIFKEKIGLKLQYNLVYNQVYGNEPQAILVYGIYQNAPIDAITGEIKTNEYYYVSMYDGGGGGSEVGRESTQKLSPEEQKAVEASEKYISKDKAIEVVKNSLPFSISDYKLSSVNLYSGYDYPPAKSNPIWYLDWTLTKDNKYYYVTASVDAVTGELTSFSRGGPDIDNVQGKELSYTKEQMRKIAEDYLKKIVPEKFSKTAYQETNIPESSKMIEMPAYPFRYVEVTNGILCPFNNINVNVSPYTGEIVSYSIHWTSVKLPSPENIISLEEAYKIMFDNSEFTLTYIPDYDYKSPDKPPTIRLAYQSNFYNYINAKTGQIVDYSGKLVVKKSEVVFTDIEGNWAEKDIKLLVQYGIIDVKEDKFYPDKDILQKDFVKMLIRAIQPPYYDPVPKSPDDYDTYYAIAINKNIITEKEKSPDSMVTRQQAAKMLVKSLGVGYIADISDIFTINFKDKDKIPQDMIGYIAIISGLKIMNGSDGYFDPQQPLTRAQAAAVIVRYLQLNK, encoded by the coding sequence ATGAAAAAATTTATTTCCATCGCAATTGCCCTTGCCTTCCTGTTTACACTTATGATACCATCAAACATGGCACAGGCACAAGCTGATACAAAGATAAGTTTAAAACAGGCCATTGAAATAGCAAAACAAAAACTCGGCATAAGTGATAGCGGCTACGACTTTAACTCTAACTACTATGAATACGGCAATAAAAAGTCATGGAATCTCAATTGGAATTCTTCTTCAAAAGGCAACATAAGCGTCACAATAGATGCCGATACAGGTGAAATTACAAACTATTACAGTTGGAGCCCCATTGCACAAGAACAGCCAAGAATCCCAAAATACACGCAGGATGAAGCAAAAAAAGTGGCAATTGAATTCTTACAAAAAGTAGCTCCTGAAAAATTCAAAGAAACAAAAGAACAAATTAACAATAATAACTATGGTTACAATGAATACTATTCTAATGACTATAACTTCACCTTTGAAAGAATAGTAAACGGTATACCTTTCCCGTATAACGCCTTATACGTCACAGTAAATAAAAATACTTTAAAAGTAACCTCTTACTCATTAAATTGGGAAGATTATTCCTTCCCCGACCCAAAAGCTGCAATATCTAAGGAAGAGGCAATAAAAATCTTTAAAGAAAAAATAGGTTTAAAACTTCAATACAACTTGGTCTACAACCAAGTATACGGCAATGAACCTCAAGCAATATTAGTCTATGGCATATACCAAAATGCGCCAATTGATGCTATTACAGGAGAAATAAAAACAAATGAATACTATTATGTGTCAATGTATGATGGCGGAGGTGGAGGCAGCGAAGTAGGAAGAGAATCTACACAAAAACTCTCTCCAGAAGAGCAAAAAGCAGTCGAAGCCTCAGAAAAATACATATCAAAAGACAAAGCTATTGAAGTAGTTAAAAACAGCCTTCCTTTTTCAATAAGCGATTACAAGCTAAGCAGCGTAAACTTATATAGCGGCTATGATTATCCTCCTGCAAAATCAAATCCTATATGGTATCTTGATTGGACTTTAACTAAAGACAATAAATACTACTATGTAACCGCTTCTGTCGATGCAGTTACAGGTGAACTAACTTCCTTTTCCAGAGGAGGTCCCGACATAGACAATGTGCAAGGAAAAGAACTTTCCTACACCAAAGAACAGATGAGAAAAATCGCTGAAGATTACCTTAAAAAAATAGTACCTGAAAAGTTCAGCAAAACAGCATATCAAGAAACAAATATTCCCGAAAGCTCCAAAATGATTGAAATGCCAGCATATCCATTCAGATATGTAGAAGTAACAAATGGAATTTTGTGTCCTTTCAACAATATAAACGTCAATGTAAGTCCATATACAGGGGAAATAGTCTCATATTCCATACATTGGACTTCTGTAAAATTGCCTTCTCCGGAAAATATAATAAGCCTTGAGGAAGCTTACAAGATAATGTTTGACAACTCTGAATTTACATTAACGTACATTCCAGACTATGACTATAAATCTCCAGATAAACCACCAACAATACGACTTGCGTATCAATCAAACTTCTACAACTATATAAATGCGAAAACTGGCCAAATTGTAGATTACAGTGGAAAACTTGTAGTTAAAAAATCAGAGGTTGTTTTTACAGACATAGAAGGCAACTGGGCAGAAAAGGATATAAAACTCTTAGTGCAATACGGAATAATTGATGTAAAAGAAGACAAATTCTATCCAGATAAAGACATACTCCAAAAAGATTTTGTAAAAATGCTCATTAGAGCAATACAGCCTCCCTATTATGACCCTGTGCCAAAATCTCCAGATGATTATGACACTTACTATGCCATAGCAATAAATAAAAACATCATAACAGAAAAAGAGAAAAGCCCTGATTCTATGGTCACAAGACAACAAGCAGCAAAGATGCTTGTAAAAAGTTTAGGTGTGGGTTATATAGCTGATATTTCAGATATATTTACAATAAACTTTAAAGACAAAGATAAAATACCTCAAGACATGATAGGATATATAGCTATAATATCAGGTCTTAAAATAATGAATGGTTCAGATGGATACTTTGACCCACAACAGCCTTTAACAAGAGCCCAGGCTGCTGCTGTAATAGTAAGATACCTTCAATTGAATAAATAA
- a CDS encoding glycosyl hydrolase family 18 protein: MDNKWYFDIAPGAIDDLKAHAKDITTLIPFWYGVKEDGTLADMSSTDVKKIASDNNLPIYAIIHNYSDPKKSQLIHDLLSTSSLRNTLIASIRDVAVINNYPGINIDFEFVPPEDRENLNIFIRDLYTSLKAIGKIVTISVPAELADNPRHPFSGAFQYSFIAQYADEVYILAYDEHFSQPGPIASIGFVTNVLNYATTVIPPQKIWLGMAVYGYDWTQGVNYPRTPTYQQAITLAKNLGINILYDETAQESTYTYVLDGKVHTVWFEDSKSFSAKLSLVDSYKLSGIAVWRLDQEDPNIWNILRGR; the protein is encoded by the coding sequence ATGGATAACAAATGGTATTTTGATATAGCTCCCGGTGCTATCGATGATTTGAAGGCCCATGCAAAGGATATAACAACCCTCATCCCTTTTTGGTATGGAGTAAAAGAAGATGGAACTCTCGCTGACATGTCTTCTACTGACGTCAAAAAAATTGCCTCCGACAACAATTTACCTATTTATGCCATAATCCACAACTATTCAGACCCTAAAAAGTCACAACTAATACACGATTTATTGTCGACTTCCTCTTTAAGAAACACTCTTATTGCAAGTATCAGAGATGTTGCAGTAATTAACAATTACCCTGGTATCAATATAGACTTTGAATTTGTACCGCCCGAAGACAGAGAAAATTTAAACATTTTTATAAGAGACTTATACACTTCTTTAAAAGCCATAGGAAAAATTGTCACAATTTCTGTCCCAGCAGAACTGGCTGACAATCCAAGGCATCCTTTTTCAGGCGCTTTTCAATATTCCTTTATCGCCCAATATGCCGACGAAGTATATATTTTAGCCTATGATGAACATTTTTCACAACCTGGTCCCATCGCCTCTATAGGTTTTGTAACAAATGTTTTAAATTACGCTACAACAGTTATACCTCCTCAAAAGATATGGCTAGGAATGGCCGTTTATGGATATGACTGGACACAGGGAGTAAATTATCCCAGAACTCCCACATATCAACAAGCGATAACTCTAGCTAAAAATTTAGGAATAAATATACTGTATGACGAAACAGCTCAAGAATCCACTTACACTTACGTATTAGATGGCAAAGTTCATACAGTCTGGTTTGAAGATTCAAAAAGCTTTTCTGCAAAATTATCTTTAGTAGACAGCTACAAACTATCCGGTATAGCAGTATGGAGATTGGACCAAGAAGACCCTAATATATGGAATATTTTAAGAGGAAGATAA
- a CDS encoding transposase: protein MYQLQLLLNIPELFTSQSKIDFYSSMFENLDLSSIPEFPSSSPGRKGYSHHALFRAFIVMKAERFGTISDLLDYLRNNLIIAHLCGFDISKPLPSYWTFRRFINDFSHDYLTSIFQNQVNILKNMGIISGEFISMDSTPIKANTKLNNPKSFSKNKFSKDNQPKSDKDCKLGVYSASNDSSNKRYKFYWGYKNHIIVDAISGLPIAETTTPADAPDFEAALSLLEKTNKWFNLKYVNFIADKGYDVKKLYNYVRNILHGHCFIPLNKRNSKNPPLTDDGYMVCEAGIKMLKDGKQYFDGFIKQKFVCKFCNSKDDSACPINHPKYFNGKKHRGCTKYAIISSDYRSSINRDSLYFKAVYKLRIESERYNSRFKALDFEKAYVRNINSVSNLNTFGHITLLTVAIVAIKLGKYDEFRSLVALMQSA, encoded by the coding sequence ATGTACCAGCTTCAATTGCTTTTAAATATACCTGAACTCTTTACCTCTCAGTCTAAAATTGATTTCTATTCTTCTATGTTTGAAAATCTTGACCTGTCTTCAATACCTGAATTCCCTTCCTCTAGTCCTGGCCGTAAGGGTTATTCTCACCATGCACTTTTTAGAGCTTTTATTGTCATGAAAGCTGAAAGATTCGGCACAATTTCTGACCTTTTAGATTATCTCCGCAATAATCTTATCATTGCTCATCTTTGTGGCTTCGACATTTCTAAACCTCTTCCTTCTTATTGGACTTTTCGCCGTTTTATTAATGACTTCTCTCATGATTATTTGACCTCTATTTTTCAAAATCAGGTCAATATCCTCAAAAATATGGGTATTATCTCCGGTGAGTTTATTTCCATGGATTCTACCCCTATTAAAGCTAACACTAAGTTAAATAACCCTAAGTCTTTTTCTAAAAATAAATTCTCTAAAGATAATCAGCCTAAGTCAGATAAGGATTGTAAATTAGGCGTTTATTCTGCTTCTAACGATTCTTCTAATAAACGCTATAAGTTTTATTGGGGCTATAAAAATCACATTATTGTTGATGCTATCTCTGGTTTACCCATCGCTGAAACTACTACCCCCGCTGATGCCCCTGATTTTGAAGCCGCTTTATCTTTGCTTGAGAAGACTAATAAGTGGTTTAACCTTAAGTATGTTAATTTTATTGCTGATAAAGGCTATGATGTTAAGAAACTTTATAATTATGTTAGAAATATTCTCCACGGTCATTGCTTTATTCCTCTTAACAAGCGTAATTCTAAAAATCCCCCTCTGACTGATGATGGTTATATGGTCTGTGAAGCGGGTATTAAAATGCTTAAAGATGGCAAGCAATATTTTGATGGTTTTATTAAGCAAAAATTTGTTTGCAAGTTCTGTAATTCTAAGGATGATTCTGCCTGCCCTATAAATCATCCTAAATATTTTAATGGCAAAAAGCATAGAGGCTGTACTAAGTATGCTATTATATCTTCTGATTATAGGTCCTCTATTAATAGAGACTCCCTATATTTTAAGGCCGTCTACAAATTGAGAATTGAATCAGAAAGATATAATTCCCGCTTTAAAGCTCTGGATTTTGAAAAGGCTTATGTTAGAAATATTAATTCTGTGAGCAACCTTAATACTTTTGGCCATATTACTTTGCTTACTGTCGCTATTGTAGCTATTAAATTGGGCAAATATGATGAGTTTAGATCTCTTGTTGCTTTGATGCAATCGGCCTAA
- a CDS encoding LiaF transmembrane domain-containing protein encodes MKKRTGILASALSLIFVGILLLLPNFNVYVPYFVYKMVWPAFFILLGLELIFSNKLYGEENSSINLGVILLAILILIFTSKLFYLDPLSIINF; translated from the coding sequence ATGAAAAAAAGAACGGGAATTTTAGCTAGTGCACTTTCTCTTATATTTGTGGGGATTTTGTTACTTTTACCGAACTTTAATGTATATGTGCCTTATTTTGTTTATAAAATGGTATGGCCTGCCTTTTTTATTTTGCTAGGTTTAGAGTTGATATTTAGCAATAAACTCTATGGAGAAGAAAATAGTAGCATTAATTTAGGGGTCATATTATTGGCAATTTTGATTTTAATTTTTACAAGCAAACTTTTTTATTTAGATCCTTTAAGTATCATCAATTTTTGA
- a CDS encoding PspC domain-containing protein, translated as MDRKLYRSREQKMLGGVCGGIAEYFDVDVTLVRLICLLAIFSGFGLIPYIIAWIIIPENPYQLKEKIIDEEPKTGEQQDNAVETEDKTNKANEVLGWVLVILGVLLLLNRLLPWLSFKIIWPVLLIIIGLGILFKKT; from the coding sequence ATGGATAGAAAATTGTACAGGTCTAGGGAACAAAAAATGTTAGGAGGAGTTTGCGGGGGAATAGCGGAGTACTTTGATGTTGACGTGACTTTAGTAAGGCTTATTTGCCTTTTGGCTATATTTAGCGGTTTTGGATTGATTCCATATATCATTGCGTGGATAATAATACCAGAAAATCCTTATCAATTAAAGGAAAAAATTATAGATGAAGAGCCTAAAACCGGAGAGCAACAAGATAACGCAGTAGAAACAGAAGATAAAACTAACAAAGCAAATGAAGTTTTAGGTTGGGTTTTAGTGATTTTGGGAGTATTGCTTTTATTAAATAGATTATTACCTTGGTTGAGTTTTAAAATTATTTGGCCAGTTTTGCTGATTATAATTGGTTTAGGGATTTTATTTAAAAAAACATAG